Proteins encoded together in one Gemmatimonadota bacterium DH-78 window:
- the dnaG gene encoding DNA primase codes for MISDDQLEEVKARADIVDIIGEDVELKKSGSSYMGKCPFHEDSTPSFSVKPGAGYHCFGCGAKGDAFTYLQERRGLDFMEAVRFIAGRTGVQLREVEREEEDPEVLFQRGVNAFAQDWFIERLSDATEGRRAREYLDRRGIDAETREAFGIGWAPDEWRAFRDAAAAHGIGDDDLLRMGLVKHSSKNPSGEPYDMFRGRVMFPIRNHRGMPIAFGGRVLDGGHPKYVNSTETPVYTKGKHLYGFDRARRKMREDGAMLVEGYMDLVSLAAAGFHNVVASLGTALTSDQARLIKQLGRAERVLILYDSDRAGLRATFRAADVLLAEGLEPMAVTLPPGEDPDTLVQKQGREALERHLADAIDIVDFKLKILADRGRLSTSAGKRDSLDRLLPTLRATSDDLLKGIYIGQVADRLGMRRETIEAELEKAPREPRGLPSSASTPTRPSAVRRGAPRQADRRSRSGPGWTILRILARDRERRHEHLNSILESIGPEDFKNDPERSIFQTFVDDPDLTGPRHGLDARAAQLLDELLAEVSDPDELASAGRMLHDSVSRLVEDRLHHEMDRLQRAIEDTDDVDEKRRLLLEKARLREEASAIGIRWAPALKKHARGFNEQSR; via the coding sequence ATGATTTCCGACGATCAGCTCGAGGAGGTGAAGGCGCGCGCCGACATCGTCGACATCATCGGGGAGGACGTCGAGCTCAAGAAGTCGGGCAGCAGCTACATGGGCAAGTGCCCCTTCCACGAAGACAGCACGCCCTCGTTCTCGGTCAAGCCGGGCGCCGGGTACCACTGCTTCGGCTGCGGGGCGAAGGGCGACGCCTTCACCTACCTCCAGGAGCGTCGCGGGCTGGACTTCATGGAGGCGGTGCGCTTCATCGCCGGACGCACCGGGGTGCAGCTGCGCGAGGTGGAGCGCGAGGAGGAGGACCCCGAGGTGCTCTTTCAGCGGGGCGTCAACGCCTTCGCGCAGGACTGGTTCATCGAACGGCTCTCCGATGCCACCGAGGGGCGCCGAGCCCGGGAGTATCTGGATCGCAGGGGCATCGACGCCGAGACCCGGGAGGCGTTCGGGATCGGCTGGGCGCCCGACGAGTGGCGCGCCTTCCGCGACGCGGCGGCCGCGCACGGCATCGGCGACGACGACCTGCTCCGCATGGGCCTCGTGAAGCACAGTTCGAAGAACCCCTCGGGTGAGCCGTACGACATGTTCCGGGGGCGGGTGATGTTTCCGATCCGCAACCACAGGGGAATGCCGATCGCCTTCGGTGGACGCGTTCTGGACGGCGGCCATCCGAAGTACGTCAACAGTACGGAGACCCCCGTCTACACCAAGGGGAAACACCTCTACGGGTTCGATCGCGCCCGGCGGAAGATGCGGGAGGACGGCGCGATGCTCGTCGAGGGCTACATGGACCTCGTTTCGCTGGCGGCGGCGGGCTTCCACAACGTGGTCGCCTCGCTCGGCACGGCGCTCACGAGCGATCAGGCTCGGCTGATCAAGCAGCTGGGCCGGGCCGAGCGCGTCCTGATCCTGTACGACTCCGACCGCGCAGGGCTCCGGGCCACCTTTCGGGCGGCCGACGTCCTGCTCGCCGAGGGGTTGGAGCCCATGGCGGTCACGCTGCCGCCGGGCGAGGACCCGGATACCCTGGTGCAGAAGCAGGGGCGCGAGGCACTCGAGCGGCACCTCGCCGACGCCATCGACATCGTCGACTTCAAGCTCAAGATCCTCGCCGACCGCGGGCGCCTCAGCACCTCCGCGGGCAAGCGCGATTCGCTCGACCGCCTGCTGCCCACCCTGCGGGCCACCAGCGACGACCTGCTCAAGGGCATCTACATCGGGCAGGTCGCCGATCGACTCGGCATGCGCCGGGAGACGATCGAGGCCGAGCTGGAGAAGGCGCCTCGGGAGCCGCGCGGGCTTCCCTCCTCGGCCTCGACACCGACCCGGCCGTCGGCCGTGAGGCGCGGCGCGCCTCGACAGGCGGACCGCCGGTCGCGCAGCGGTCCGGGGTGGACGATCCTCCGGATTCTGGCCCGCGACCGGGAGCGGCGGCACGAACATCTCAACTCGATTCTGGAGTCGATCGGGCCCGAGGACTTCAAGAACGACCCCGAGAGGTCCATCTTCCAGACGTTCGTCGATGATCCGGATCTCACGGGACCGCGCCATGGGCTGGATGCCCGAGCGGCCCAGTTGCTCGACGAGCTTCTGGCCGAGGTGTCGGATCCCGACGAGCTCGCCTCGGCGGGCCGCATGCTCCACGACAGTGTGAGCCGGCTCGTCGAAGACCGTCTCCACCACGAGATGGACCGCCTGCAACGGGCCATCGAAGACACCGATGATGTCGACGAGAAACGCCGGCTTCTCCTGGAGAAGGCCCGGTTGCGGGAGGAGGCGAGCGCCATCGGCATCCGGTGGGCGCCGGCGCTCAAGAAACACGCACGAGGATTCAACGAACAGAGCCGATGA